The genome window ATCAACAATATCTTCACACAGGTCGTATTGATACTTGCAGCCAAAGGTCTGATAAGTCTTGACGTTGAATATATTGATGGCACAAAGATAGAATCGAAAGCCAACAAGTATACTTTCGTTTGGAGAAAAACCGTAGAGAGAAGAACCGTGCCAGGTTGCAGGAACAAATACGCACACTCCTGCTTCAGGTTGACGATGTCATAGCGCAGGACAATGCAGCAAAGAAAGAAGGTGTCGGGTTCACCGCAGACCTGCTCAGTGAGATATCCGAGGAGTTGAACAAGTCTTTGGAATCAGTCCCTGAGCCTGAGACAAAAGAAGAAAAGCAGGCTATAAGAGCCAAGAAGAAACAGCTTAAGGAGCTTGAGAAGAAACGTAACAAACTCCAGGAGTACGACCAGCACCTTGAGATTATGGGCGAGAGGAATTCTTACAGCAAGACTGACTCTGATGCCACGTTTATGCATATGAAGGAGGATGCTGTGCGGAACGGACAAACCAAGCCGGGATATAATCTGCAGATAGCAACGGAGAACCAGTTCATCACCGACTTTGCACTCTATGCCAATCGTACCGATACACTCACACTACCTTCATTCCTGGAGTCTTTCAACTCATGTTACAATCATTATGCCAAGACAGTCGTAGCCGATTCGGGGTATGGTTCCGAGGAGAACTATCTGTTCATGGACACACATAATATTGAAGCTTACGTAAAATACAACTACTTCCACAAAGAGCAGCGTCCACGTTATACACCTAATCCCTTTAGTCCTACAAGTCTCTATTATAACAAGGAACAGGATTTCCACGTCTGTCCGATGGGACAGCACATGAGTCGTATTGGCATAAAGCGTTCCATCAACTCCAATGGGTTCGTTACTTACAGCGTACGTTATCAGGCAGAACGCTGTGAGGGCTGTCCGCTGAGAGGTTCATGCTTCAAAGCAAGAGGAAACAGAATCATAGAAGTAAACCACCAGCTACAGCAATATAAACAAAAGGCAAGAGAACTACTGACCTCTAAAGAAGGCATCAAGCATCGAGGACAAAGGTGCATGGAACCAGAAGCTGTTTTTGGACAAACAAAATATAATAAAGCCTACAAGAGGTTTAGACATTTTGGGAAAGACAAGGTCAATATGGACTTTGCCTTCTTTGCCATTGCGTTTAACATAGGAAAAATGTGCAAAAAAACCAATCTCAAGGAACTAAAAGCCCTTATGGAGGTATTTTTAGTCAACTTTATATGTTACATAGAAGTTCACATAGGCTATTTGAAGCCCAACAAACAATTTTATTTGAAATTAGCAGCATAGCTGCAGTAAATAACGAATTATGCGACAGACGAAATAAAGGGGGATAAAAAAGAGGGGGTATCAATTTTGACACACCCTCTTTCTTTATGCCATTATGGTTTGTCTCATCATTCTTAATTGATTGATGATATAGTACCATATGTCATATTCTTTCGCTTTTATGTTCAAGTCGGTGGTAACATGATTGCCAAGAGTTTATGATGATATACTTGTACCGTTTTGTTATTATAAAGTGCTGTTTAGTAATTTTTTCCCTTATAAATTAGTTGTTAGTCTCTTATTATATACATTATAATGCCCATGATGATTTTATATTCCCATTTCCTATCGGTGTGTTGTTGCCCATCACATGTGGTGATGTTGGTAAGCACCAATGGTGTTGATGGCTAAATACATTGCAATATGTTGTCAGACTGGGAACAATGTTTGGTTAGAAAAGAGTTATACTACTAAAAACAAATAAAGCTGATTTGATTAGGGGCATACTTTTTCAAAGACAATACGATATTATCTATTCAAATGAGATTCCGTATTGGAGACTATACTGTTTTGGGGTTATCGGACACAGCAATAGTAATTATTTAAGGTAATCCCTGCTATTATCCAGCAGTTCGCTGCTGTGTACTTTATATAGAATTTATAAAGATTGAAAGGTTAGAACCGTAAGTTAGGGATGATAGGAGTATAGCCAGATCTGCAATAAGTCGTAAGAGGTCTCTGAAAATCCTATTCCCATTGATAGGGAGTTCATAATCCTCCCTGATCTGGGAAAGTTGATAACTATAGAAACAAAATATTCTCGTCTGTCCGCAAAAACATGCGGACAGACGAGAATATTCTTGTGCCTCTTCAATCAACAGCCAGAACCGTCCAGACGGCAAGAAGCTGCTGGTGCTGAGTCAAGGAAAATCCCTGCTTCTTCTGCTGACAAGGTTACTGTTCCATCCTCCAGAACGAAGCAGGGAATACCTGCATAGCCATGCTCTCTGGCATCATTGAATACAGTGTTGCTGTCACGAAGACGAAGAAACTCCTTAAGATACTTCACGTGTGAACCTATATCGATTACTTCATAACGGTCGTTACCCTCTACATACTTGTCAACAGCTATACAGTCTGGACAAGTGCTCATTCCATAAATTTTAATCATAACTTAATGTTCTAAATCAATTATCCCTGTTCAGGATTGTTTTCGACTGGATTGAACAGACTGTTAAAACTGTTCTGTTGGTCCGTCAATCTGGTTATAAAACTTAAAAATCAATGATTGCAAATCTTGCTTGAATCCACTGTGAATCCTTCTTCAGCAGGCATGAACTTGCCGCGTTCTGTAAGGAAATCAACCAGTTCTGTGGCGTCCATGCCCTCGACAGAACAGGTGTTAAAACGTTCTTCAACCCCGAAATTCTCAATGATAGCCTTTACCAGTTCTTCTTTTGACTTGTAGCTATTGCCCTCCATCATGTGTAGGACATCATGTCCATGTGCCATATTTTCTTTTTTTATCTTATAAATTAATGCTGGGCAAAGAAATATTCTCTGCACGAATTAGGTATCAACAAAAGTTGTGCCATGAATGAAATTAATTAATTTTAATGAATTATAAGCGTTAATATGGCATAATTTAATTACTTTTGTGACTGCTGATAGAATACATTGGCAATATGTCAGTTTTACACCTGACTTTGTGAACGGAAATAGTTGATGTACAGAGAAAAGAATAAATCATATTAAAATATTTGATAATAGACCCGTTTATAATGAATAGATTATTACTTGCTTTCATTGCTGCCATGCTGCTCTTCTCATCATGTGGCACAAATAAGACAGTATCAGAGAGTCTTAACCCTGTCAGATTTTCTGAAGCTCGTAATTATTTTCACATTGGTAATGAAACAAAAGCTGTAATCAAGAAGATACCATCACAGGCTGTTCTTGAGAAAGAGTTTGGTGAGGCGGCTTTCATGGGAAAGGGTGGCGAACCGACGAGAATAGATTTCAGCAGGAATTTTGCAATTGCCTATATCCTCCCTGAAACCAATAGAAAGACTGTTCTTGCTCCTCTCTCGCTAACTGCAAAAGGAAACAGACAGCTTCTTTTGAAGTTTAAGCTGGAACAAGGGAAAGTACAAACCTTTTCCACACAGCCATTCTTCATTATTATTGTTGATAAGAAGTATGCTGGTTATAAGGTAATAGAAAGTCTTTAAAAGAGTCCGCAGAAAATAGAAATAGGATATATTATAATTACAAAAGGATGTTTTCTTCCGTTGTAATTGCTAACGTAAAGGTAGGTAAGCAAAAAAGACAACTCATATCGAGTTGTCTTTTTTGCTTATGTCATAATTGGTGAGCGGAATACGGGAATCGAACCCGCCTCCCAGGCTTGGGAAGCCCGTGCACTACCGATGTGCTAATTCCGCAAATGGAGCCGATACCCGGACTCGAACCGGGGACCTACGCATTACGAATGCGTTGCTCTACCAACTGAGCCATATCGGCGGTATTGCAGTGCAAAGATACATCAAAAAAAACAAACAGCCAAATTTTTGATTTATGAATTTTGATATATCTTGTGGTATGGAATATTGATACCTTGTTGTGGTTATGAGGATAGAACATGATGTTATTACTGTTTGTATCATGATTATTGCTGTTGCACTTCTCTACAGTTTGGCTTGTCAGTATAATTTATAAATACAGCATCTCAGTTCTTTTACATTTTTCTATCTTACGCTTTTATCTGTAGTGCCTGTGAGCTGTTGTTTGGTAGGTATTATAGTGTTACTTTATGCATGAAACTATTGCTAATAATAGGAACGTAAGTGCTTAATATGGCTTATCTAACGGTCGGCTGAGTACCATGAAGAGTTCTGAAGGCATGATGATTTAAAACAGGATAACTGATTGGTTGTAGTAGACGATTGGACGATAAGACAATCATAGGTATAAATTATGGCGTTAAGTCTTGTCTTTTTTCATTATTATTGATAACTTTGTATTTTGTAATGAGTTGCAAATGAACATACAGAAAAGAAACTTCAACAGTCCTTGACACCAATAAAAAACCTGTTCGTATCAAATTCAACAAACAATAACAAAAACCAGATTTAGTTATAGACCTATGAGAAAAATTATCACCCTTCTGTTCCTGACAGTCACGCTTACAGCAGCAGCACAGGACTTTAACCGTTACTTTGAGGATGCAACACTCCGTCTTGATTACATCTTTGCCGGTAACGCGAAGCATCAGACCATCGCAGTTGACGAACTGTCACGTATTCCTCGATGGTATGGTAAGCACGAACGACTGGCAGAAGTACCTGTTGAAGGTAACGGGCAGGTTATTGTCCGTGACCATCGCACACAGAAAGTCATCTATCGTAATTCCTTCTCTACGCTCTTTCAAGAATGGTTGACGTATGATGAAGCGAAGAAACCATCTGGTAAGGCGTTTGAGAATGTCTTTCTTGTGCCTTATCCGAAAGATTCTGCCGATATTACCGTGGAACTGAGAAACAATCGCCGTGAGGTAACGGTGTCGATGACACATACCGTAGCACCACGTGACATCCTTATCCGTCACATCGGCGAACGCTCTGTTACACCATACGAAACACTGCAGAAGGCAGCCGACACAATACGTTGCATTCATATTGCCTATGTAGCAGAAGGATATACAGAGGCTGAAATGTCTAATTTTATAGAGGACTGCCGCACTGCCAACGAAGCTCTTTTTGCTCATGAACCTTTCAAGTCATTGCGTCAGCGTTTCAACGTCGTAGCAGTCAAGTCGCCCTCTGCAGAGAGTGGGACTTCAGAACCTTCCAAGGGCATCTGGAAGAACACGGCTTTACATTCGCATTTCGACACTTTCTATAGTGACCGATACCTTACAACACTGCATCTCAAGGAGCTGCATGACTGGCTGGCAGGTACTCCTTACGAGCATATTATTGTGCTTGTTAATACAGAGAAGTATGGTGGTGGCGGTATACTGAACAGCTACAACCTCTCCATGGTACGCAATTCATATTTCAAGCCGGTTGTCGTTCATGAGTTCGGACATTCCTTTGCAGGGTTGGGTGATGAGTATGCTTATGATCAGGAAGAAATAAACATGTATCCTACTGATGTCGAACCGTGGGAACCTAACCTTACGACTTTGGTGGATTTACATGGTAAATGGGAGAATCTTATTGACAAGAAAACACCTGTTCCTACACCTCAGCCAGCCGATCTTGACAAAGCCAATGCACGTCGTGACAAGTGGAAGGTGGGGGCTTATGAACCTGCAGGCTATTCTCAGCATGGTGTCTATCGCGCTTATCCCGATTGCCGCATGCGTACCAACATGCACCCGGAGTTCTGTCCGGCATGCAGCCTGGGACTGACAAAGCTGATAAAGTTCTATACAGGAGAGTAGGAAAAGCATCTGTTCAGCCTACGTTCCTTATCATTAAGGTTTCATAAAAAGTATTGATATACATGGCTTATGCACTCCCAACAGCATTATTCTGCGAGCGGCATGAGCCGTTTGTTTTGCAAGAACTTACAGACTTTGTCTTTGAGTTAAAGACTAACATTGTGCTATTGTAGACAAAGGGGGCATTATAGTTTTCTTCTAAACACATTAGAACATACACTTTATTTGGTCTGTTAGTGCTATGCTGATGGATAATGTCAGGTTTGTTTCATGAGGAATATAACACGAACAGAGGTGTGCCAAATTATCAGCACACCTCTGTTATTATTTTGCATATATCGTTTTGATACAGTATGGATTATGCTTTTAATAAGCGAAGAGAGGGTAATCCTTCATTGTCTCGTTCACTTTCTCACGTACACGCTTGATAACCTGCTCGTTCTCTGGATCAGCCAAAACCTCGTCAATGAGGTCAGCACAGAGCAACATCATATCTTCCTTGCAACCACGGGTAGTCATGGCTGCTGTGCCAAGACGTAGACCACTTGTCTGGAAAGCTGAACGCTCATCGTATGGTACCTTATTCTTATTGGCTGTGATGTCAGCTGCAACAAGTGCTGTTTCAGCCACCTTACCCGTAAGGTCAGGATACTTCTGGCGCAGGTCGAGCAGCATAGAGTGGTTGTCAGTTCCACCGCTGACAATACTGAAGCCCTTGTCAACAAGTGCCTGTGCAAGGACCGAAGCGTTTTTCTTCACCTGCATTGCATATTCCTTCCAGCTTGGCAAGAGGTTCTCACCGAAGCCTACAGCCTTAGCTGCAATGACATGTTCCAACGGACCGCCCTGGTTTCCTGGGAATACAGCAGAGTTGAAGAGCATAGACATTGGTTTAACGACACCCTTCTTTGTTGTCAAGCCCCAAGGATTATCGAAGTCCTTGCCCATGAGGATAATACCGCCACGAGGACCACGGAGTGTCTTATGGGTTGTAGTGGTAACGATGTGTGCATATTTCACAGGATTGTCAAGCAGACCAGCTGCAATGAGACCTGCCGGGTGAGCCATGTCAACCATCAGCAACGCACCAACTTCGTCAGCAATCTGACGCATACGCTTATAGTCCCATTCACGACTGTAAGCCGAACCTCCACCAATGATGAGCTTTGGTTTGTGTTCACGTGCAAGACGTTCCATCTCATCATAGTCAACACGTCCAGTCTCACGGTTGAGCGTATAGCCTACGTGGTTATAAAGGATACCTGATGTATTTACCTCACTGCCATGAGAGAGGTGACCACCCTGGTCAAGGTCAAGTCCCATGAAGGTGTCGCCAGCTTTCAGCACGGCAAGCAGTACAGCCTGGTTAGCCTGTGCGCCAGAGTGTGGCTGCACGTTGGCATACTCTGCACCAAAGAGCTGCTTAACACGCTCAATAGCAAGTGTTTCAACTTGGTCAACAACCTGACATCCACCATAGTAGCGTTTGCCAGGATAACCTTCTGCATACTTGTTTGTCAGGTAAGATCCCATGGCCTGCATTACTTCGTCACTGACGAAATTCTCTGATGCAATCAGCTCCATACCTTTGAGCTGGCGTTTGTGTTCCATCTCAATAAGGTCAAAAATTTCTTGATCTCTTCTCATGTGTATTGAAATGTTTATGGGGGGCATTTTCAGCAAATGAGCCCCTTGGTTAGTGTTACATTGCAAATATACGAATTAATGTTCTAACTTGCAAGTGTATCAAAAAAATAATGTAACTTTGCATGTACAACAGGCTGTTTGCAGTCTGACTATTTTAAAGCAGTAAACTATATAATATATTAGAAATCAATAAATTATAAGGATAAATATATGAAGCTAAAAGAGTTATTCCAGGCTTACGAGTTTGATGAGATTTACCCGCAGATTGGACTTATGTTTCCGAAAGGTCGCCATCTACGTGCACAATTCTGCAATGCCTACAACTTGTTACTGGAACTGAAGCCGGTGATGTCAAAGAAACAAATCCGTTATCAGCTGATGGAGGATCCCGATTCTAATGAAATGTTCTTTGGTGCTGATGACCGTGATTTCAATGGTCCATGGGAAGTCCTTCTTGGTAAGGAAGTGAAGAAAGACCCGAAAGTTGATCTTACAAGTGAGGAAATGGTTGCCAACTGTTTGCTTAACACAGTTCTGATAGGTCGCCATCCACGTTCATTTGAGAAGGATTATCAAGCTATTGTAAAGTAAACAAACATATTACAATATCTTTTTATAGGCATATAAACAACGAGTTGATAAGTTGAGATGAGCTGAAGGCTTTGAAACCTTCTCGTCAAACAACTTATCAACTCGTTTGCTTTTAATTTGTCAACTAACTGAGTATGGCACTTCTGCAGCTGTTCTATCACGCAACTTGTCAACCCCTCAACTTGACAACTCAATGCTTATTCTCTAATCATCGTGATAATCATCTTGAACCGTTCAGGTGCATTTACAGAGTGATGTGCTCCGCTGGGAATGACAAAACTCTCTCCTGCACTGATTACATGCTTGACTCCTTCAACCGTCAGTTCCATCTTTCCGTCAATGACCTGGATAAAAGCATCAAACGGTGCTGTGTGCTCCGAAAGTCCCTGTCCAGCGTCGAAACTGAACAAGGTGATGCTGCCAGCTTTGCTGTGTACCAGTTCTTTACTTACTACGCCACCTTCCGCATAGTCAATTGCATTGTTGGAGTTAAACACAATCCCTTTTTCTAACTTAGCCATGTACTAATCTATTTAATTTGTTTGTTATATATTATTTTATCGTTGTAATATGCAGTACAAACCAAATGCCAAGAAAGGAAGTGGGAACAAATGTTACTTTTTGTGTGGTACAGTGGCAATTCTGTCATTATATTTTTGAGTCGGAATTGCAGTATTCTTTTGTTGCTGTCTGATATGTGGGACGAAAAATTTGTGGTTCATCCGTTAAATGTGTGGACACTTTTCGTATAGCTTTAGCGGATGAACCGGAGTTATGTGTTAAACAAATAGATAGCCAAGACGGTCTTGGCTACCTACTTTATTATCATCCTCCGACACAGAAAACCTTTTCATGTCAATACTTTGAAACCCGCAGACAAGGGATTGAAAAATCATGACATAATTTCGGATAAAACACCTGCAGATAAAGGCTAAAACACGTATAAAAAGCAAGTTTGCAACCAACAGTAAATCAGTTAGTTATAAAGTAGTGCAAGAAAAGGTGCTTAATTGGACTTCAAAAGGGCGTCAGTTAGACCTCAAAAGGGCATCTATTGCAAGCCAATTGGGCGTCTTTTCAAAGCCAAAAGACCATGTGTTATTTTCTACAATTGATTTTATTATTACAAAAGTAAGTGCTTTTCTCCATTTTTCATTATGAACTCCCAGTATTGGTATTGTAAGATATTCCGATAATCAGTTTGGGTTAAAATATCATTATAAGCTCTGTACCGGTTACTATCGAACGTTAGTAATAGAGCTGTCAAACCTCTCTTACATGAAATAAGATAGCTGTATAGATACTAATCCATGGTCAAAAGCCTTTTGAGAGGTAATCGGCACACTATCAATGCGTTGTCCTTATGGTTTCTTTACAGTAATGTTCCGTTTCAGACCTTCAAATTTTACACGTTTGACAGCTGACCCCTTGAATAACCGACGATAATCTTCAACTGTTAGATTATGCCACTTTTCTTTACTCATATTGAGCAGTTCAGGCTTCGGCTGCAGAGCTGGCTCGGTATTGGGTGTGGCAAAACGGTTCCATGGGCAGGCTGTCTGGCAGCGGTCACAGCCATAGATGGTGTCGCCCATGGCGGTCTTGGCTTCTGCAGACAGTTCTCCACGATTCTCTATCAACTGATAAGACAGACAGCGTTCTGCATGAAAATCTTCACCGGGAATAATCGCTCGGGTAGGGCAGGCGTCAATACAACGGTGGCAACTTCCGCAGCGGTTGGCCATCGGTTCATCATACACATCAACTTCAAACGGCAGGAAAATCTCCCCCAAGAAGAACATTGAACCGGCATGAGGGATAATAAGCTGATGATTACGTCCTATCCAACCAATTCCAGCTTTCTGTGCCCAGTAGCGTTCAAGAACGGGAGCCGTATCGCAGAAACATCCCCACCCCCTCTCTCCTCGAGGAGAGAGGGGAACTTTCTTACCACATTCTTTGATATTCGTCTCGTTATCTTTCGTTCTTGTCTCCCTGTTCAAAGGCTGATTTTCCTCTGTTTCTTGGAAGGAATGGAACTTAGCAGCTATCTTTTCTGCCAACTCTCTCATCTTCACTTTCATCAAATCATGGTAATCCAGTCCGAGGGCATAGGCTGCAATCTGGTATTCCCCTTCGGGCAACTGTTGTGCAGGGGCATAATTAAGAGCGAGGGATACAATGCTTCGCACACCTGGGACAAGAAGACGAGGGTCAAGGCGTTTCTCCAGATAGTTAGCCATGTATGCCATAGATGCTTCTTCACCATTCTCCAACCATTTACGATATTTCTGCGCTACGGCTTCGTCAACAGGTTCAGCCTTGGCTATACCGCATGCGAAAAATCCAAGAGAATGTGCTAAGGATTTGATAACCGATGAGTTACCAAGTCCATAACTATCTCTGGGGGTAGGCAATTTGGCTTGTTCAACAGGTGACATAAGCGGTGAAAGAAAAAACAACATAAATCCTTTCAAGAAGAAAGGACGTTAGAGTAATGATGAATAATACTGAGCAATAGCAGCTAACATGAATGATAATACTATCTGTCTTGAGGATGGGGTAAGGTGGAGTTAAGTTTTAAAGATACGTCCCGGCTGGGTCATCGGGGAAAACTTTGAACGCATACCCCTGTTCCTTGAGCCATTGTAATGATTCGGGGAGGGCAGTGCGGAGCTTGTCAATACTTTTGAGAGAATCATGGAAAGTGATGATAGAACCGTTGCGAGTATATCGTTTAACATTGTTCACGACATCTTCTGCTGTCAGCCACTTGGAGTAATCGCGTGTAACGAGATCCCACATTACAACACGATAGTTCTGCTTTACCCACCAGTAAACTGTATGACGCAGCCATCCATGTGGCGGACGGAAGTAAGGACTGTGGAGTAGGCCATCAGCCTTAGTCACGTCAACGGCATAGGTCAGTGTCCAATGCCTGAAAGAACCAAGATGATGGTAGGTGTGGTTGCCAACCTTATGACCACGACGGATGACCTCTTCGTATAGTTCCGGATGTTTCCTTACATTGTCAGCAACCATGAAGAACATAGCCTTTGCCCCGAATTTGTCAAGTATGTCGAGGATGAGAGGGGTAGCTTCTGGTATCGGACCGTCATCGAATGTTAGATAAACAGAATGATCGTTCTTGTCCATACGCCAAAGAGCATGTGGATAGAAGAGGCGGAGCCAGCGTGCGGGTTGTTCAATTAACATATTATATCAAACTCCTGATCCCTCCCAACAAAGGACAGGGAACAAAGTGAATTGTTGGTTTAATACTCTATAACCTGTTCAACCGATGAGTCTGTCGGACTATGGAGACAGAAGTCAAAGGGAAGAAAAAAGCCGGAGAATGGCAGTCTGTTGAGGACAACCAGATTCCGGCTTTTAGTTATTATTTCTCTTTTAATATTTCAAGAATCTTAATCAAACGAACCATTCAGACTCTGGAACCTCTTGAAGAGGTTGTCAAGCTGGGCTGCATGCTTGTTAGCCCATGTGCGGTCAGTACGTTCGTAGTCGTTAACAAGATTCATCATAATCTGGAAGTGCATTTTACATGAACCTTGAGACATGTTGAAAAAGCGTGGAGAAAGGCTCATGTAGTAGTTTGCATACTGCAGAGAAATCTTCCACAATTCATCATAGAGCTGACGTGCCTTAGCCTTTTCACCCAGCAATGCGTATGCACGAGCCATGTCAGCCGAGCCACTCATATAGCTGACAGGAACATTGTAGGCTGGTACTTCCTTCTCAACTTTCTGCAACACCTTCAATGCCTTAGCCTTCTCACCTTTCTCGATGAGGTGGAGCGCAAGGTCAGCCATCTCGCGGCGGTGCGTGTAACACATACGAGACAATGTCTCATCAATATAGAGTCCTGGCTTGCTGAGACCGCCCCACTTGAAGCGGTTCATCATTACATCGTATGTCTTCTCAGTATCGAAGTTACGCATATTGATGCCATTTGTATTTGTTTCACCCGCTGTTGAGAACGGAGTGATACGATTTACCAGACCTTCCTGGATGAAGTTCTCGCCTAAGTTCATGAAGTTATCTGAACCAACCGTGATTGCTACATAGAGAGGGCGTGTCCAGTTGCAGTTAGCAATCATTTCAAGCATCATCAAATCATTCTTGTACAGTGCCTGCTTTCCTGCCAAAGAGATAACCATACGGTCAGGAATAGAGTCTCCCGGACGCATCATACCACTGCGGCGGACAGCCTCCTTGTCGATAGTCATGTAAATGGTATCGGTAGGGATGACATGAGTCTCTGCATCCTTTGAGCGTACCCAGTACTTGAGAATGTTCTTCAATTCAAATGGTTCGTCACCGAATTGTGCCTTTGCTGTAGCTGGATCCTGCGTGTAGAACTCACGAATCTGCTCCTTGAACTCTGGTGCTATCTGTATATATTCATTCGTACCACTTACATAATCCAGGCGTGAC of Prevotella fusca JCM 17724 contains these proteins:
- the glyA gene encoding serine hydroxymethyltransferase, with product MRRDQEIFDLIEMEHKRQLKGMELIASENFVSDEVMQAMGSYLTNKYAEGYPGKRYYGGCQVVDQVETLAIERVKQLFGAEYANVQPHSGAQANQAVLLAVLKAGDTFMGLDLDQGGHLSHGSEVNTSGILYNHVGYTLNRETGRVDYDEMERLAREHKPKLIIGGGSAYSREWDYKRMRQIADEVGALLMVDMAHPAGLIAAGLLDNPVKYAHIVTTTTHKTLRGPRGGIILMGKDFDNPWGLTTKKGVVKPMSMLFNSAVFPGNQGGPLEHVIAAKAVGFGENLLPSWKEYAMQVKKNASVLAQALVDKGFSIVSGGTDNHSMLLDLRQKYPDLTGKVAETALVAADITANKNKVPYDERSAFQTSGLRLGTAAMTTRGCKEDMMLLCADLIDEVLADPENEQVIKRVREKVNETMKDYPLFAY
- a CDS encoding polysaccharide deacetylase family protein, producing MLIEQPARWLRLFYPHALWRMDKNDHSVYLTFDDGPIPEATPLILDILDKFGAKAMFFMVADNVRKHPELYEEVIRRGHKVGNHTYHHLGSFRHWTLTYAVDVTKADGLLHSPYFRPPHGWLRHTVYWWVKQNYRVVMWDLVTRDYSKWLTAEDVVNNVKRYTRNGSIITFHDSLKSIDKLRTALPESLQWLKEQGYAFKVFPDDPAGTYL
- a CDS encoding M64 family metallopeptidase, with product MRKIITLLFLTVTLTAAAQDFNRYFEDATLRLDYIFAGNAKHQTIAVDELSRIPRWYGKHERLAEVPVEGNGQVIVRDHRTQKVIYRNSFSTLFQEWLTYDEAKKPSGKAFENVFLVPYPKDSADITVELRNNRREVTVSMTHTVAPRDILIRHIGERSVTPYETLQKAADTIRCIHIAYVAEGYTEAEMSNFIEDCRTANEALFAHEPFKSLRQRFNVVAVKSPSAESGTSEPSKGIWKNTALHSHFDTFYSDRYLTTLHLKELHDWLAGTPYEHIIVLVNTEKYGGGGILNSYNLSMVRNSYFKPVVVHEFGHSFAGLGDEYAYDQEEINMYPTDVEPWEPNLTTLVDLHGKWENLIDKKTPVPTPQPADLDKANARRDKWKVGAYEPAGYSQHGVYRAYPDCRMRTNMHPEFCPACSLGLTKLIKFYTGE
- a CDS encoding YecH family metal-binding protein; this encodes MAHGHDVLHMMEGNSYKSKEELVKAIIENFGVEERFNTCSVEGMDATELVDFLTERGKFMPAEEGFTVDSSKICNH
- the queG gene encoding tRNA epoxyqueuosine(34) reductase QueG; translation: MSPVEQAKLPTPRDSYGLGNSSVIKSLAHSLGFFACGIAKAEPVDEAVAQKYRKWLENGEEASMAYMANYLEKRLDPRLLVPGVRSIVSLALNYAPAQQLPEGEYQIAAYALGLDYHDLMKVKMRELAEKIAAKFHSFQETEENQPLNRETRTKDNETNIKECGKKVPLSPRGERGWGCFCDTAPVLERYWAQKAGIGWIGRNHQLIIPHAGSMFFLGEIFLPFEVDVYDEPMANRCGSCHRCIDACPTRAIIPGEDFHAERCLSYQLIENRGELSAEAKTAMGDTIYGCDRCQTACPWNRFATPNTEPALQPKPELLNMSKEKWHNLTVEDYRRLFKGSAVKRVKFEGLKRNITVKKP
- a CDS encoding cupin domain-containing protein, which translates into the protein MAKLEKGIVFNSNNAIDYAEGGVVSKELVHSKAGSITLFSFDAGQGLSEHTAPFDAFIQVIDGKMELTVEGVKHVISAGESFVIPSGAHHSVNAPERFKMIITMIRE